The proteins below are encoded in one region of Juglans microcarpa x Juglans regia isolate MS1-56 chromosome 4D, Jm3101_v1.0, whole genome shotgun sequence:
- the LOC121261623 gene encoding V-type proton ATPase subunit c1-like: MSTFGGDETAPFFGFLGAAAALVFSCMGAAYGTAKSGVGVASMGVMRPELVMKSIVPVVMAGVLGIYGLIIAVIISTGINPKAKSYYLFDGYAHLSSGLACGLAGLSAGMAIGIVGDAGVRANAQQPKLFVGMILILIFAEALALYGLIVGIILSSRAGQSRAD, translated from the exons ATGTCCACATTCGGCGGCGACGAAACCGCTCCGTTCTTTGGCTTCCTCGGCGCCGCGGCTGCCCTGGTTTTCTCAT gtATGGGAGCGGCATATGGCACAGCAAAGAGCGGCGTGGGCGTCGCCTCCATGGGAGTCATGCGGCCGGAGCTTGTGATGAAATCGATCGTGCCCGTCGTTATGGCTGGAGTGTTAGGTATCTACGGTTTGATCATTGCGGTTATTATCAGTACGGGGATTAACCCAAAGGCCAAATCGTATTACCTTTTCGACGGTTATGCCCACCTCTCCTCTGGTCTCGCTTGTGGTCTTGCTGGCCTTTCCGCCGGTATGGCTATCGGTATCGTCGGTGATGCCGGTGTCAG AGCAAATGCACAGCAGCCGAAGCTTTTTGTTGGAATGATTCTCATTCTCATCTTTGCCGAAGCCTTGGCCTTGTATGGCCTCATTGTTGGTATTATCCTTTCTTCTCGAGCTGGCCAATCGAGAGCAGATTAG
- the LOC121258997 gene encoding NAC domain-containing protein 37 — protein sequence MMETMESTVPPGFRFHPTDEELVGYYLRKKVASQKIDLDVIRDIDLYRIEPWDLQERCRIGYEEQNEWYFFSHKDKKYPTGTRTNRATMAGFWKATGRDKAVYDKAKLIGMRKTLVFYKGRAPNGQKTDWIMHEYRLESEENGPPQEEGWVVCRAFKKRTTAQNKSMEGWDTSYFYEEPTGVSSVVDPIEFISRQPPNFLAQNLMCKQEIESDNLSFMQSDQFIQLPQLESPSLPLMKRPSSISLISENNEEEEQINKRCNDTKKVTDWRALDKFVASQLSQEDRFEGDGESSFGAHHNSDMALLLLQSSRDEEGKLNGFLNSSSDDCDIGICIFEK from the exons ATGATGGAAACAATGGAGTCGACTGTCCCACCTGGTTTCCGATTCCATCCAACGGATGAGGAGCTTGTTGGGTATTACCTGAGGAAGAAGGTTGCGTCACAAAAGATCGATCTGGACGTAATCAGAGATATCGATCTGTACAGGATCGAACCGTGGGATCTCCAAG AGAGATGTCGGATCGGTTATGAAGAGCAAAATGAGTGGTATTTCTTCAGCCACAAGGACAAGAAGTATCCGACAGGTACGAGGACTAACAGAGCGACCATGGCTGGGTTTTGGAAGGCGACGGGCAGAGACAAGGCAGTGTATGATAAGGCCAAACTCATTGGCATGAGAAAGACCCTTGTTTTCTACAAGGGTCGGGCACCAAATGGGCAGAAAACCGACTGGATCATGCACGAATACAGGCTTGAATCTGAAGAAAATGGACCTCCACAG GAAGAAGGATGGGTGGTATGCAGAGCATTCAAGAAGCGAACCACTGCCCAAAACAAGAGCATGGAAGGGTGGGACACAAGCTACTTCTATGAAGAACCGACTGGGGTCAGCTCAGTGGTGGATCCAATTGAATTCATCTCAAGGCAGCCCCCAAACTTTTTAGCGCAGAATTTAATGTGTAAGCAAGAGATAGAAAGTGATAACTTGAGTTTCATGCAATCTGATCAGTTTATTCAGCTTCCTCAGTTAGAGAGCCCATCTCTGCCACTAATGAAGAGGCCAAGCTCAATATCTCTCATATCAGAAaataatgaagaagaagaacaaataaacaaaagatGCAACGACACCAAGAAAGTGACCGACTGGAGGGCGCTTGACAAGTTTGTAGCTTCTCAATTGAGTCAAGAAGACAGATTTGAGGGAGACGGAGAGTCAAGCTTTGGAGCACATCATAACTCGGATATGGCATTGCTGTTATTGCAGAGTAGTCGGGATGAAGAAGGGAAGTTGAATGGATTCTTGAACTCGAGTTCGGACGACTGTGACATTGGGATTTGCATATTTGAGAAATGA